A section of the Rossellomorea marisflavi genome encodes:
- a CDS encoding (Fe-S)-binding protein, with protein sequence MNGLLIVNWIAFVLVTVYALSLFVYVVKTRIEFIKLGKKVEFDQRFKERFQKILVNVFGQKKLLKDKKSGIIHVMFFYGFILVQFGAIDFIVKGLAPGSHLPLGPLYPGFTFFQEIVTLMILVAVVWAFHRRYVEKLVRLKRGFKSGLVLLFIGGLMLSVLVGNGMSLIWHAEELSWTEPIASIIGGALGGIGETASVAIFYVAWWIHLLFLLAFLVYVPQSKHAHLIAGPANVYFNRLDPPGKLKAIDFEDETVESYGVGKIEEFTQTQMIDFYACVECGRCTNMCPATGTGKMLSPMDLIVKLRDNLTNHGAAVTQKKPWVPTFAFNHTKGNQLAMAGATAAAEEAASAAAYSPSLIGDVITEEEIWACTTCRNCEDQCPVMNEHVDKIIDLRRYLVLTEGKMDADAQRAMQNIERQGNPWGLNRKERENWREAREDVHIPTVKELKKAGEEFEFLFWVGSMGSFDNRSQKIALSFAKLMNEAGVKFAILGNKEKNSGDTPRRLGNEFLFQELAGQNIAEFEKNDVKKIVTIDPHAYNIFKNEYTDFGLEAEVYHHTELLYELVRDGRLKPTYEVRETITFHDSCYLGRYNEVYDPPREILKAISGVKLVEMDRNREKGMCCGAGGGLMWMEEDAGHRVNVSRTEQALAVAPSVISSGCPYCLTMLSDGTKAKEVEETVSTLDVAELLEKAVCGSGPDQAAS encoded by the coding sequence ATGAACGGATTATTGATCGTGAACTGGATTGCATTTGTCCTTGTGACTGTCTACGCACTCAGTTTGTTTGTCTATGTGGTGAAAACAAGGATAGAATTCATCAAGCTCGGTAAGAAAGTAGAGTTCGATCAACGCTTCAAAGAGCGTTTCCAGAAGATACTGGTAAATGTATTCGGTCAGAAAAAGCTTCTAAAGGATAAAAAGAGCGGGATTATCCATGTAATGTTCTTTTATGGCTTCATCCTCGTGCAATTCGGAGCCATTGATTTCATCGTGAAGGGACTTGCACCAGGCAGTCATCTGCCGCTTGGTCCATTGTATCCCGGCTTTACCTTCTTCCAGGAAATCGTCACGCTGATGATCCTGGTCGCCGTCGTATGGGCCTTCCATCGCCGATATGTGGAGAAGCTTGTGCGATTGAAGCGAGGATTCAAGTCCGGTCTCGTGCTTCTGTTCATCGGAGGACTCATGCTTTCAGTCCTTGTCGGGAACGGAATGAGCCTGATCTGGCATGCTGAAGAGCTTTCATGGACGGAGCCGATTGCGTCTATAATTGGGGGAGCGCTTGGTGGAATCGGTGAAACGGCCTCTGTCGCAATCTTCTACGTCGCCTGGTGGATACACCTCTTATTCCTTCTTGCATTCCTTGTGTATGTGCCTCAATCCAAGCATGCTCACTTGATTGCTGGACCGGCCAATGTATACTTCAACCGTCTCGATCCTCCCGGTAAGCTGAAAGCCATCGATTTTGAAGATGAAACGGTCGAAAGCTATGGCGTAGGGAAGATTGAAGAGTTCACCCAAACGCAAATGATCGATTTCTATGCGTGCGTGGAGTGTGGGCGATGTACGAATATGTGTCCGGCGACCGGTACAGGGAAGATGCTTTCTCCGATGGATCTCATCGTGAAACTGCGTGACAACCTGACGAACCACGGGGCTGCCGTCACTCAGAAAAAACCATGGGTCCCGACATTTGCCTTCAATCATACGAAGGGGAATCAGCTGGCCATGGCAGGGGCGACTGCTGCCGCAGAAGAAGCGGCTTCAGCAGCTGCCTACAGCCCGAGCCTCATCGGCGATGTCATAACGGAAGAAGAGATTTGGGCATGTACGACCTGTCGTAACTGTGAAGATCAATGTCCGGTCATGAATGAGCACGTCGATAAGATCATCGACCTTCGCCGCTATCTTGTACTGACGGAAGGAAAGATGGATGCCGACGCCCAGCGTGCGATGCAGAACATCGAGCGTCAGGGGAATCCGTGGGGTCTTAACCGGAAGGAACGTGAGAACTGGCGTGAAGCCCGCGAAGATGTTCACATCCCGACGGTCAAAGAACTGAAGAAGGCCGGCGAAGAGTTCGAATTCCTCTTCTGGGTTGGAAGCATGGGTTCATTCGATAACCGCAGTCAAAAGATTGCCCTTTCCTTCGCCAAACTGATGAATGAAGCGGGTGTGAAATTCGCCATCCTCGGTAACAAGGAGAAGAACTCCGGTGACACGCCTCGCCGACTCGGGAATGAATTCCTGTTCCAAGAGCTAGCAGGTCAGAATATCGCAGAGTTCGAGAAGAATGACGTGAAGAAGATCGTCACCATCGATCCTCATGCATACAACATTTTCAAGAATGAGTACACGGACTTCGGACTAGAAGCGGAAGTCTATCACCACACAGAACTCCTGTATGAACTGGTGAGGGACGGCAGGCTGAAGCCGACTTATGAGGTAAGGGAAACGATCACCTTCCATGATTCCTGTTACCTTGGCCGTTACAATGAAGTCTACGATCCTCCGCGTGAGATCCTCAAGGCCATTTCCGGTGTGAAACTGGTTGAGATGGACCGGAACCGAGAAAAAGGCATGTGCTGCGGGGCAGGTGGCGGACTCATGTGGATGGAAGAAGATGCAGGGCACCGCGTAAACGTATCGCGTACAGAGCAGGCGCTTGCAGTTGCCCCTTCTGTCATCTCATCGGGTTGTCCTTATTGCCTCACGATGCTGTCTGATGGGACAAAGGCAAAGGAAGTGGAAGAAACGGTCTCGACCCTGGATGTAGCAGAACTGCTTGAGAAAGCCGTATGTGGAAGTGGTCCGGATCAAGCCGCCTCTTAA
- the uvsE gene encoding UV DNA damage repair endonuclease UvsE has product MKIRFGFVANSLSLWDASPAKTMTFKRYTELPASERMDKLKEVTALNLYHTKRILYFCAAHEIEVYRLSSSLVPLATHPEVEWDFHSPFKKEWAELGDLIRQFGIRASFHPNQYTLFTSPRDHVTENAVKDMMYHYRMLELMGIEDQGVINIHIGGTYGDKEKTLERFHENLKTLPDEARKVMTLENDDKTYDAGETLAACQQSNTPMVLDIHHHEANRCEQPLEDLLPDIFNTWQHRDLVPKIHVSSPKSEKAFRSHADLVDSTFVEGFMKQVKELDQDIDIMVEAKHKDLAMLKLVEDLSSIRGVKRLSGASLTW; this is encoded by the coding sequence ATGAAGATTCGCTTCGGATTCGTGGCCAACTCCCTCAGTCTGTGGGATGCAAGTCCAGCCAAAACGATGACATTCAAACGCTATACGGAGCTCCCGGCTTCCGAACGAATGGATAAATTGAAAGAAGTGACCGCACTCAACCTGTACCATACGAAGCGGATCCTCTACTTCTGTGCAGCCCATGAAATCGAAGTATACCGGCTCTCGAGCTCCCTCGTGCCCCTCGCCACCCATCCAGAGGTGGAGTGGGACTTCCATTCCCCGTTCAAAAAAGAATGGGCAGAACTCGGAGATCTGATCCGGCAATTCGGGATCCGAGCAAGCTTTCATCCGAACCAATATACCCTCTTCACCAGCCCTCGGGACCATGTAACAGAAAACGCGGTGAAGGATATGATGTATCACTACCGGATGCTCGAACTCATGGGCATTGAGGATCAAGGCGTCATCAACATCCATATCGGAGGGACCTACGGGGATAAAGAAAAGACACTGGAACGTTTCCATGAAAATCTAAAAACGCTCCCAGATGAAGCGCGGAAGGTCATGACCCTCGAGAATGATGACAAGACCTATGATGCAGGGGAAACGTTGGCTGCGTGCCAACAATCCAACACTCCCATGGTCCTCGATATCCATCACCACGAGGCGAACCGTTGTGAACAGCCGCTCGAAGATCTTTTACCGGATATCTTCAACACCTGGCAACACCGAGACCTTGTACCGAAAATCCACGTCTCTTCGCCAAAATCGGAGAAGGCGTTCCGCTCCCATGCCGATCTCGTCGACTCGACCTTCGTCGAAGGCTTCATGAAACAGGTGAAAGAGCTCGATCAGGACATCGACATCATGGTGGAAGCAAAGCACAAAGATCTCGCCATGCTGAAGCTCGTGGAAGACCTTTCCTCCATCCGGGGTGTCAAACGCTTATCCGGAGCCTCCCTTACCTGGTGA
- a CDS encoding transglycosylase domain-containing protein produces the protein METMVKQLGKSKKYIRLAAATCLAIVVLLLLLLLAVLIYAKVKGPPPLAVPQASLLYGEDGSVIGETNTGEKRYWVDLDDISPYLIEATISVEDKRFYKHYGFDFKRMGGAALADLKAMSKVQGASTISQQYARNLFLSHDKTWKRKISEALYTLRIEMNYSKKEILEGYLNTIYYGHGAYGIQAASQFYFGKDAKDLTLEEAAVLAGVPKAPVYYSPISHPDNAGKRQALILDSMAEDRRITQEEADSAKNNKLAITGTHPNQTANVAPYFQDVVKSVLHSELGIDERTIEMGGLKVYTTLNPHHQKIAEKVVAEQIPQDSDLQLAFVSMDPSSGYVSAMVGGRNYEQSPFNRAVQAIRQPGSTIKPLLYYAALKEGYTPSTRMKSEPTSFTFNDGESTYEPHNYNNQYPNGDITLAQAIALSDNIYAVKTHLFIGQDTLPKTAKEQFGITTDIKKYPSSALGTSGARVIDMVNAYNMFANGGYKVKPVFITKVVDYSGKTIYEHASKKEPVLDHDLAFVMTHMLTGIFDPKLNGYANVTGTQIIGDVTRPYAGKSGTTDTDNWMIGFTPQLTAGVWTGFDKGEEVNLANDKYYAKKIWVNFMEQALKDEPIKSFKPTKNVIGVAVDPQSGKLATKDCPVQRFTYFVKGTEPTDYCQTHLREGNHGRDHHSPSKKRKPWLDRFRDWIF, from the coding sequence ATGGAGACGATGGTCAAACAATTGGGTAAATCGAAAAAATATATCAGGCTGGCAGCCGCCACGTGCCTTGCCATAGTAGTACTCCTCCTATTATTGCTCCTTGCCGTACTCATTTACGCCAAAGTAAAAGGTCCACCCCCACTCGCCGTCCCTCAGGCCAGTCTCCTTTACGGAGAAGACGGGTCGGTGATCGGAGAAACGAATACGGGTGAGAAGCGATACTGGGTCGACCTTGATGACATATCTCCCTATCTGATTGAAGCGACGATCTCTGTCGAAGATAAACGTTTCTATAAGCACTATGGCTTCGATTTCAAACGGATGGGAGGTGCAGCCCTTGCCGATTTGAAGGCGATGAGCAAGGTACAGGGGGCAAGCACCATCTCTCAGCAATACGCCCGGAACCTCTTCCTCTCCCATGACAAAACATGGAAGAGGAAAATTTCGGAAGCGTTGTACACCCTGCGCATCGAGATGAATTACTCCAAGAAAGAAATCCTAGAAGGCTATCTGAATACCATTTATTACGGCCACGGAGCTTATGGAATCCAAGCAGCGAGCCAGTTCTACTTCGGAAAAGACGCGAAGGATCTCACCCTTGAAGAAGCGGCGGTTCTTGCCGGGGTTCCGAAGGCCCCAGTCTACTACTCACCGATCAGCCATCCAGACAACGCTGGGAAAAGACAGGCTCTCATCCTGGATTCCATGGCGGAAGATCGGCGCATCACGCAAGAAGAGGCCGACTCTGCCAAAAACAATAAGCTCGCCATTACGGGTACCCATCCGAATCAGACGGCGAATGTCGCACCCTATTTCCAGGATGTCGTCAAAAGCGTACTTCATTCAGAACTCGGGATCGATGAGCGTACCATCGAAATGGGTGGGCTGAAAGTCTATACGACCTTGAACCCCCATCACCAGAAAATTGCCGAGAAAGTCGTAGCTGAACAGATCCCGCAGGATTCCGACCTTCAGCTTGCATTCGTCTCGATGGATCCTTCTTCCGGGTACGTATCGGCCATGGTAGGGGGCAGGAATTATGAGCAGAGCCCTTTCAACCGTGCCGTCCAGGCCATCAGACAGCCCGGATCCACGATCAAGCCGCTCCTTTACTATGCAGCTCTGAAAGAAGGCTACACGCCGTCGACAAGGATGAAGAGCGAGCCCACCTCCTTCACATTCAATGACGGGGAGTCGACGTATGAACCCCATAATTATAATAATCAGTACCCGAACGGGGACATTACGCTGGCACAGGCCATCGCCCTTTCCGATAATATCTATGCGGTCAAGACCCATCTGTTCATCGGCCAGGACACGCTGCCGAAAACGGCCAAAGAACAGTTCGGGATCACGACGGATATCAAAAAGTATCCGTCCTCTGCCCTCGGAACATCCGGCGCCAGGGTCATCGATATGGTGAACGCCTATAATATGTTTGCCAACGGTGGATACAAAGTGAAGCCCGTCTTCATCACCAAGGTGGTGGACTACTCAGGGAAAACAATCTACGAGCATGCGTCCAAAAAGGAACCTGTCCTTGACCATGACCTTGCTTTCGTCATGACCCATATGCTGACGGGGATCTTTGATCCGAAGCTGAACGGCTATGCCAATGTGACCGGCACCCAGATCATTGGGGACGTCACCCGTCCCTATGCTGGGAAATCGGGCACAACGGACACGGATAACTGGATGATCGGGTTCACCCCTCAACTGACGGCAGGGGTATGGACGGGATTCGATAAAGGGGAGGAAGTCAACCTCGCCAACGATAAGTATTATGCTAAGAAAATTTGGGTGAACTTCATGGAACAGGCCCTGAAGGATGAACCGATCAAAAGCTTCAAACCGACGAAGAATGTGATCGGAGTGGCAGTGGATCCACAGAGCGGCAAGCTTGCCACCAAGGACTGTCCAGTCCAACGGTTCACTTATTTTGTGAAAGGAACAGAACCGACCGACTACTGCCAGACCCATCTCCGTGAAGGGAATCATGGCAGGGACCACCACTCACCATCCAAGAAGCGGAAGCCATGGCTTGATCGGTTCAGGGACTGGATCTTTTAG
- a CDS encoding YwhD family protein, with protein MEKKKNIGFNIIKNDPTDGHGGYGVGALSLDNVSPVMIDVEAGEATIEVGAMHARSPIEKGIKFTNNREDSAGGKNYWLIWVTIDRMEDGPYYAGVTACELVVNREKRRGYKSMPEHVNHMDKSIKRYIIVEQMDEKSKGTLAAFLKNHDQGMWDRSKDELKSALLSE; from the coding sequence ATGGAGAAGAAGAAAAATATCGGATTCAACATCATCAAAAATGACCCAACGGATGGGCATGGAGGATATGGTGTCGGCGCCCTCAGTCTGGATAATGTATCACCCGTCATGATCGACGTGGAAGCAGGAGAAGCCACCATCGAAGTCGGTGCCATGCACGCACGGAGCCCTATTGAAAAAGGTATCAAGTTCACGAATAACAGGGAAGATTCGGCAGGCGGGAAAAATTACTGGCTGATCTGGGTGACGATTGACCGGATGGAAGACGGTCCCTATTATGCAGGTGTGACAGCCTGTGAACTTGTAGTGAACAGGGAAAAGAGAAGGGGCTATAAATCCATGCCGGAGCATGTGAACCACATGGATAAGTCGATCAAACGCTATATCATCGTCGAACAGATGGATGAAAAGTCCAAGGGGACCCTTGCAGCATTCCTGAAGAATCATGATCAGGGAATGTGGGATCGTTCGAAAGATGAGCTGAAAAGCGCATTGTTAAGCGAATGA
- the speE gene encoding spermidine synthase — MSGLWYTEKQTDNFGITMKIKKTLHTEQTDFQYLEMAETEEWGNMLFLDGMVMTSQKDEFVYHEMVAHVPLFTHPNPENVLVVGGGDGGVIREVLKHPSVKKAVLVDIDGKVIEYSKKYLPEIAGELENERVDVQVGDGFMHIAKSENEYDVIMVDSTEPVGPAVNLFTKGFYAGISKALKEDGIFVAQCDNPWFKADLIRQVQKDVKEIFPITRLYTANIPTYPSGLWAFTIGSKKYDPTDVPAERFHEIETKYYTKELHNAAFVLPKFVKDLTE; from the coding sequence ATGAGCGGACTTTGGTATACAGAGAAACAAACGGATAACTTCGGGATCACGATGAAGATCAAGAAGACCTTACATACGGAGCAAACGGATTTCCAATACCTTGAAATGGCCGAAACGGAAGAATGGGGGAACATGCTTTTCCTTGACGGTATGGTCATGACAAGTCAGAAAGACGAATTCGTTTATCATGAAATGGTGGCACACGTACCACTTTTCACCCATCCCAATCCCGAGAACGTCTTGGTCGTCGGTGGAGGCGATGGCGGTGTAATCCGTGAAGTGTTGAAGCACCCAAGCGTGAAAAAGGCCGTATTGGTTGATATCGACGGGAAAGTCATCGAGTATTCCAAGAAGTATCTTCCTGAGATTGCAGGGGAACTTGAAAACGAACGTGTCGATGTTCAAGTCGGTGACGGATTCATGCATATTGCCAAAAGTGAAAATGAATACGACGTCATCATGGTCGATTCAACGGAACCTGTAGGACCTGCCGTGAACCTCTTCACAAAAGGTTTCTACGCTGGGATCTCCAAAGCACTGAAAGAAGACGGGATCTTCGTCGCTCAGTGTGATAACCCATGGTTCAAAGCGGATCTGATCCGCCAAGTACAAAAAGACGTGAAAGAGATCTTCCCGATCACACGTCTTTACACAGCGAACATCCCGACCTATCCAAGCGGCCTGTGGGCCTTCACGATCGGTTCCAAAAAATACGATCCGACTGATGTGCCGGCAGAGCGTTTCCACGAGATCGAAACGAAGTACTACACGAAAGAGCTTCACAACGCAGCGTTCGTCCTGCCTAAATTCGTGAAAGACCTTACAGAATAA
- the argS gene encoding arginine--tRNA ligase → MNIVENVQEKLKAEIKDAVIKAGLATEDQIPDVILETPKDKTHGDYSTNMAMQLARVAKKAPRMIAEELINHFDQSKASIEKLDIAGPGFINFFMDNAYLNDLIPVILDEGHDYGQSNAGNGERVNVEFVSANPTGDLHLGHARGAAVGDSLCNVLEKAGYEVTREYYINDAGNQIHNLAVSVEARYFQALGEDKAMPEDGYHGADIIQIGKDIAAEHGRTYAEASEEDRYAFFREYGLKTEMAKLQKDLEMFRVPFNVWYSETSLYNNGKIDAALQTLKDNGHVYEKDGATWFQSSELGDDKDRVLIKNDGTYTYLTPDISYHKDKFDRGHDVLINIWGADHHGYIPRMKAAVEALGFDRDKLEVEIIQLVHLYKDGEKMKMSKRTGKAVTLRELVEEVGLDAVRYFFAMRSADTHMDFDLDLAVSQSNENPVYYAQYAHARICSILRQADEQGLASEDKIDLSLIGTEKEIDLLKKLGEFPQVIADAAEKRTPHRMANYINDLASAFHSFYNANKVLDGENRELTTARLALVKTVRITLQNALALIGVSAPEKM, encoded by the coding sequence ATGAATATTGTTGAAAACGTGCAAGAAAAACTGAAAGCAGAAATCAAGGACGCTGTCATTAAAGCGGGACTTGCCACTGAAGACCAGATCCCTGATGTGATCCTGGAGACTCCGAAGGATAAAACCCACGGGGATTATTCCACAAATATGGCGATGCAGCTCGCGCGCGTGGCAAAAAAAGCTCCGCGCATGATTGCAGAAGAGCTGATCAATCACTTTGATCAATCTAAAGCGTCCATCGAGAAGCTGGACATCGCAGGACCGGGCTTCATCAACTTTTTCATGGACAACGCCTACCTCAACGACTTGATTCCTGTCATCCTTGATGAAGGCCATGACTATGGACAGTCCAATGCCGGAAACGGAGAGCGAGTGAACGTGGAATTCGTATCCGCCAATCCTACCGGAGACCTTCACCTTGGTCATGCCCGTGGAGCCGCTGTCGGTGATTCCCTGTGCAACGTTCTCGAGAAGGCAGGCTATGAAGTCACACGTGAGTATTACATCAATGATGCCGGAAACCAGATCCACAACCTTGCTGTGTCAGTAGAAGCCCGTTACTTCCAGGCCCTCGGCGAAGATAAAGCCATGCCAGAAGACGGATACCACGGTGCCGATATCATCCAGATCGGGAAGGATATTGCTGCCGAGCACGGACGCACATACGCAGAAGCGAGTGAAGAGGACCGCTATGCGTTCTTCCGTGAATACGGTTTGAAGACCGAAATGGCGAAGCTTCAAAAGGACCTTGAAATGTTCAGAGTACCATTCAACGTCTGGTACTCTGAAACATCCCTTTACAACAACGGGAAGATCGATGCCGCCCTTCAAACGCTCAAAGACAATGGCCATGTATACGAAAAAGACGGGGCGACCTGGTTCCAATCGTCTGAACTCGGTGACGATAAAGACCGCGTGTTGATCAAAAATGACGGTACGTACACGTACTTGACTCCTGACATTTCCTATCATAAAGACAAGTTCGACCGTGGACACGATGTCCTTATCAACATCTGGGGAGCGGATCACCACGGATACATCCCTCGTATGAAGGCAGCTGTCGAGGCGCTTGGTTTCGACCGCGACAAGCTTGAAGTGGAAATCATCCAACTTGTCCATCTGTACAAGGACGGCGAGAAGATGAAGATGAGCAAGCGTACCGGTAAAGCCGTGACGCTTCGTGAACTGGTCGAGGAAGTCGGCCTTGATGCCGTTCGTTATTTCTTTGCAATGAGAAGTGCGGATACGCATATGGACTTCGATCTGGATCTTGCCGTTTCCCAGTCGAATGAGAACCCGGTTTATTATGCGCAGTATGCTCATGCACGGATTTGCAGCATCCTTCGTCAGGCAGATGAGCAGGGACTTGCATCTGAAGACAAGATTGACCTGAGCCTGATCGGAACGGAGAAAGAGATCGATTTGTTGAAGAAGCTTGGTGAATTCCCACAGGTCATTGCTGATGCAGCGGAGAAACGTACACCTCACCGCATGGCTAATTACATCAATGATTTGGCTTCGGCTTTCCACAGCTTCTATAATGCGAATAAAGTTCTTGATGGGGAGAACCGTGAGTTGACTACGGCCCGTCTGGCGCTTGTGAAGACGGTACGGATTACGCTTCAGAATGCGTTGGCATTGATTGGGGTTTCTGCACCGGAGAAAATGTAA
- the speB gene encoding agmatinase: protein MRFDEAYSGNVFIKSHPSYEESSVVLYGMPMDWTVSYRPGSRFGPTRIREVSIGLEEYSAYLDRELEEVKYYDAGDIPLPFGNAQRSLDMIEDYIDGLLADGKTPFGMGGEHLVSWPVMKAVAKKHPDLAIIHMDAHTDLREEYEGEPLSHSTPIRKIAEHIGPENVYSFGIRSGMREEFQWAKENGMHISKFEVLEPLKEILPTLAGRPVYVTIDIDVLDPAHAPGTGTVDAGGITSKELLASIHEIARSEVNVVGADLVEVAPIYDSSEQTANTASKLIREMILGWM, encoded by the coding sequence ATGCGCTTTGATGAAGCCTATTCAGGCAATGTATTTATTAAGAGTCACCCTTCATATGAAGAAAGTTCAGTCGTCCTGTACGGCATGCCGATGGACTGGACCGTCAGCTACCGCCCGGGTTCACGCTTTGGCCCGACCCGTATCCGCGAGGTGTCCATCGGGCTTGAAGAATACAGCGCCTACCTGGATCGTGAGCTGGAAGAAGTAAAATACTACGACGCAGGGGATATCCCCCTTCCATTCGGGAACGCCCAGCGCAGTCTTGATATGATCGAAGACTACATCGACGGTCTGCTGGCAGATGGGAAGACACCATTCGGAATGGGGGGAGAGCATCTTGTATCGTGGCCCGTCATGAAAGCCGTAGCGAAAAAGCATCCGGATCTTGCCATCATCCACATGGATGCACATACCGATCTGCGTGAAGAGTATGAAGGAGAACCCCTTTCCCACTCGACACCGATCCGTAAGATCGCAGAGCATATCGGACCCGAAAATGTGTACTCCTTCGGGATTCGTTCTGGCATGAGAGAAGAATTCCAATGGGCGAAGGAAAATGGGATGCATATTTCGAAATTCGAAGTCCTTGAGCCCCTTAAGGAAATCCTGCCGACACTCGCAGGACGCCCGGTCTATGTCACCATCGACATCGATGTCCTTGACCCGGCCCATGCTCCCGGCACGGGTACAGTGGATGCTGGAGGCATCACGTCCAAAGAACTTCTTGCGTCCATCCACGAAATCGCTCGTTCTGAAGTGAATGTCGTCGGTGCAGATCTGGTGGAAGTCGCGCCAATCTATGATTCATCCGAACAAACGGCCAACACCGCGAGCAAGCTGATCCGTGAAATGATCCTCGGCTGGATGTAA
- the cls gene encoding cardiolipin synthase, with product MWWIIIIGILIIAAAWVAVDFKLGRQHFIRTRMKRDYPVRESDIQLFSRGPDLFDTMFKEMKMATSSIHVLFYIVQDDHFGFRFMDLLMEKAREGLEVRLLMDQLGSFSVSKAKVRELKDAGVEVAFTQKVRLPYLFFSSQQRNHRKITVIDGVIAYMGGYNVGKEYIDENDKPELSPWRDYHLRIEGEGVHDLQTEFTIDWYRGSRKQIEDDPKYFPAPEKGLIKHRIFPTEGVNIEDFFREFIDEAKEEIIIGTPYFIPTPVLMDALCRALDRGVDVSIIVPDNADHIIVKETAFPYFRKLLPKGAKVYQFLNGFYHAKLLVIDDHFCDIGTANFDQRSFFINLELNNLIYDKAFIGTLKKEIAKDMMESDLLSSEDLANVSVMTRIKEKIGGAISILL from the coding sequence ATGTGGTGGATCATAATCATTGGAATACTGATCATTGCGGCTGCCTGGGTGGCAGTCGATTTTAAACTGGGGAGACAACATTTCATCCGGACGCGCATGAAGCGTGATTACCCCGTGCGCGAGAGCGATATTCAGCTTTTTTCAAGGGGACCGGATCTTTTTGACACGATGTTCAAAGAAATGAAGATGGCGACCTCGTCGATCCATGTGCTTTTCTATATCGTACAGGATGATCATTTCGGCTTCCGTTTCATGGATCTGCTCATGGAAAAGGCCAGGGAGGGCCTTGAAGTCCGGCTCCTCATGGACCAACTCGGCAGCTTCAGCGTATCCAAAGCGAAGGTCCGTGAATTGAAGGACGCAGGTGTGGAGGTTGCCTTCACTCAGAAAGTCAGGCTTCCCTATCTCTTCTTCTCCTCCCAACAGCGGAACCACCGGAAGATCACCGTCATAGACGGGGTCATCGCCTATATGGGTGGCTACAACGTCGGGAAAGAGTACATCGATGAAAACGACAAGCCGGAGCTTTCCCCTTGGAGGGATTATCATTTGAGGATCGAAGGTGAGGGCGTGCATGATCTGCAGACGGAGTTCACGATCGATTGGTATCGGGGTTCCCGAAAGCAGATCGAGGATGATCCGAAATACTTCCCTGCACCGGAAAAGGGTCTGATCAAGCATCGGATCTTCCCCACAGAAGGGGTCAATATCGAAGATTTCTTCCGGGAATTCATCGATGAAGCCAAGGAAGAGATCATCATCGGGACTCCTTACTTCATTCCCACCCCTGTCTTGATGGATGCCCTTTGCCGTGCCCTGGACCGTGGCGTCGATGTCTCCATCATCGTCCCGGACAATGCCGACCATATAATTGTCAAAGAGACGGCCTTCCCTTATTTCAGGAAGCTTCTTCCGAAAGGCGCAAAGGTCTATCAGTTCCTGAATGGCTTTTATCATGCTAAGCTCCTTGTCATCGATGATCACTTCTGCGATATCGGAACAGCTAACTTTGATCAGCGGAGCTTTTTCATCAATTTGGAACTGAACAACCTGATTTACGACAAGGCCTTTATCGGGACGCTTAAAAAAGAGATTGCGAAGGATATGATGGAATCTGACCTTCTTTCTTCTGAGGATCTAGCAAACGTATCCGTCATGACCAGGATCAAGGAAAAGATCGGCGGAGCCATATCAATTCTACTCTAG
- a CDS encoding DUF1934 domain-containing protein, which translates to MSGLTASPTDSTPVKIHLKTKITIGEESDSYELISFGRYYEKAGAVFLKYDEVQEEGTTNTIVKLTDRQALILRSGAVKMRMAFNEEEEQNGSYESQLGTLLLTTKTYSLSHTQMDASLEGDFNLTYQLKMQGNPVGEYIMSIHYKEEA; encoded by the coding sequence GTGAGTGGTTTGACAGCTTCACCGACCGATTCCACCCCTGTCAAAATTCACTTGAAAACAAAGATCACCATCGGGGAAGAGAGCGATTCATATGAATTGATCTCATTCGGCCGATATTATGAGAAAGCAGGAGCCGTGTTCCTGAAGTACGATGAGGTACAAGAGGAAGGCACCACCAATACGATCGTCAAGCTGACCGACCGTCAGGCCCTGATCCTCCGCAGTGGAGCCGTCAAGATGAGGATGGCCTTCAACGAAGAGGAAGAACAGAATGGCTCGTATGAAAGTCAGTTGGGGACACTGTTATTGACCACCAAGACCTATTCCCTATCCCACACCCAGATGGATGCATCCCTTGAAGGGGATTTCAATCTTACCTATCAACTGAAGATGCAAGGCAATCCGGTTGGAGAGTATATCATGTCCATTCATTACAAGGAGGAAGCGTAG